One window of the Podospora pseudocomata strain CBS 415.72m chromosome 7, whole genome shotgun sequence genome contains the following:
- the GIN1 gene encoding Gypsy retrotransposon integrase-like protein 1 (COG:B; EggNog:ENOG503NUPW), with the protein MTEPSVENKTRRRTRPSSQAPQPNRRSANSPPGMSDDESADLSQEEHGSPTESLKSAAQDTGKVDSEAPESQDGAGDAPSMPLQKRRRVTRACDECRRKKIKCDGKQPCTHCSVYSYECTYDKPSNRRRNPAPQYIEALEARLQRAETLLRKFMPDVDLSDPNLDPSVQQEFRNRQNTRAQAAKAKSDTPPAQEKTESQDAQIMSMIESIGQLDINEGGEWDFHGNSSGAVFLRRMKEHFEGLLGNDYRIPFLPRPSRPAGMFSLDSPRSNAGSPWEPSTASNTPAPPNIYDLPAQDRARTLCYYSFNCATCLLRVVHQPSFYEKFDKLYSTPQEAWGNDEHRFLGLLYSVLALGCVYDVSDVEAGDGPSSYKAAVEQGIKYYTSARMILQDVAECRDMVSLQGLVYMILFLQATSNISGCYAFLGIALRSSLRMGLHRHLAHEKITPIEDETRRRVFHVVRQMDIYISAILGFPLLLHDDDVDQPMPTEVDDEYITSEAILTPPPGTPSFFEAFNAHTRLMAILTKVVKYIYPVKAVEDCVNQGRVNSRYMISYARIKEIEAELQEWHEQLPTHWRPSPDGPIEVIRVRTLLRFGYAHVQMMLYRPFLHYISPRQTAGKKIDDRYYNCAAAGVSVSRNIVHIGIEIRKQAVLIGPYWFILYSQFFAILSLIYYVLENPDKAGAAEILADAKAGREVIASLAQRSLAADRITNALNPLFEQLPERLKKASTRPMPSKKRAAPAGSKSSVVLPARPGVQDDVPQRRSEEVIRPPTGALRREARLPPQRTSSFDALGLPQGSLASQNFSNLQDLLPMDLTLGRGTPEARAAHMAPAPRHAQTFPQGHPQGANPVYKVDAMMFPTGDPFAYPNAPLMDPAGHHARPGHPHGLPGQPPAPSMQFYMPNIYDDIEGQLMGPIPPYLMSQGQGPPHTMSPATQMYNTANMIAMQPSPRHGQPHASPQGLASHAGPHHQGQPQQRDMMEDIMGEPDFTTGEWDDMLQQNSGYR; encoded by the exons ATGACAGAACCCTCTGTGGAAAACAAAACACGTCGCCGAACTCGTCCCTCCTCGCAGGCACCGCAGCCCAACCGGAGGAGCGCCAACAGTCCCCCCGGCATGTCTGATGATGAGTCGGCAGACTTGTCGCAGGAAGAACATGGCTCCCCCACCGAGAGCCTAAAGTCTGCAGCCCAGGACACCGGCAAGGTAGATTCCGAGGCCCCTGAATCCCAAGATGGCGCTGGCGATGCCCCGAGCATGCCCCTGCAGAAGCGTCGCCGGGTCACGCGAGCATGCGATGAGTGTCGCAGAAAGAAGATCAAGTGTGATGGCAAGCAGCCTTGCACTCATTGCTCTGTCTACAGCTATG AGTGCACCTATGACAAACCCTCTAACCGCCGCAGGAACCCAGCTCCGCAGTATATCGAGGCCTTGGAGGCGAGGCTCCAGCGTGCAGAGACGCTCCTTCGCAAGTTTATGCCAGATGTCGACCTCAGCGACCCGAATCTTGACCCGTCAGTCCAACAGGAGTTCCGCAACAGACAAAATACTAGAGCGCAGGCGGCCAAAGCCAAATCAGACACGCCGCCAGCCCAGGAGAAAACAGAAAGCCAGGATGCCCAGATCATGTCCATGATCGAGTCCATTGGGCAGCTTGACATCAACGAAGGCGGAGAATGGGACTTCCATGGCAACTCCTCGGGAGCGGTTtttctgaggaggatgaaggagCATTTCGAGGGGCTGTTGGGCAACGACTACCGCATCCCCTTTCTGCCGCGACCATCTCGCCCGGCCGGCATGTTCAGCCTCGACTCCCCTCGCTCCAACGCCGGCTCGCCCTGGGAACCCTCAACGGCATCCAACacgccagctcctcccaaTATCTATGATCTTCCGGCCCAGGACAGGGCCCGCACACTTTGTTACTACTCCTTCAACTGTGCAACATGTCTCTTGCGGGTTGTCCACCAACCTTCGTTTTACGAAAAGTTTGACAAGCTGTATTCGACACCTCAGGAGGCCTGGGGAAATGATGAGCACAGATTCCTCGGGCTTCTCTATTCGGTGCTGGCCCTAGGTTGTGTTTACGATGTCTCGGATGTTGAGGCTGGAGACGGACCGTCCTCGTACAAGGCGGCTGTTGAACAAGG AATCAAGTATTACACATCCGCTCGGATGATCCTACAAGATGTGGCCGAGTGCCGGGATATGGTTTCTTTACAAGGCTTGGTCTACATGATTCTTTTCTTACAAGCAACAAGCAATATCAGCGGCTGCTATGCCTTTCTCGGCATTGCTCTACGTTCTAGCCTGCGAATGGGGCTCCATCGCCATTTAGCACACGAAAAGATCACGCCGATTGAGGATGAAACGAGACGGCGCGTGTTCCATGTTGTCCGGCAAATGGACATCTACATTTCAGCAATCTTGGGATTCCCTCTCTTGCtccacgacgacgatgtcgaCCAGCCCATGCCGAccgaggtggatgatgaaTACATTACGAGCGAGGCTATACTTACACCTCCGCCAGGCACGCCTTCCTTTTTCGAAGCTTTCAATGCCCACACGAGGCTCATGGCCATTTTGACAAAGGTTGTCAAGTACATTTATCCTGTCAAGGCTGTCGAGGATTGTGTGAATCAGGGACGGGTGAACTCGAGATACATGATCAGCTATGCCCGgatcaaggagattgaggcCGAGCTCCAGGAGTGGCACGAACAGCTCCCTACACATTGGCGCCCCAGCCCGGATGGGCCAATCGAGGTTATCAG AGTTCGAACTCTGCTGAGATTTGGCTACGCCCATGTCCAGATGATGCTGTACCGTCCGTTTCTTCACTACATCTCCCCACGTCAGACGGCCGGCAAGAAGATTGACGATCGATACTACAACTGTGCTGCCGCGGGTGTCAGCGTTTCTCGAAACATTGTGCATATCGGAATCGAAATTCGCAAACAGGCGGTGCTGATCGGGCCTTACTGGTTTATTCTCTATTCACAATTCTTCGCCATTCTCTCTTTGATATACTACGTTCTGGAAAATCCCGACAAGGCTGGAGCTGCCGAGATACTAGCAGATGCCAAAGCCGGGCGGGAGGTTATCGCGAGTCTGGCTCAACGCAGTCTAGCAGCGGATCGGATCACAAATGCCCTGAAT CCCTTGTTTGAACAACTGCCAGAACGGCTCAAGAAAGCATCGACACGACCAATGCCCTCCAAGAAACGCGCAGCGCCTGCGGGATCGAAATCGAGCGTGGTCCTTCCAGCCCGGCCAGGAGTGCAAGATGACGTTCCCCAGCGCAGGTCCGAGGAGGTGATTCGCCCACCCACTGGCGCCCTTCGGCGGGAAGCACGGCTGCCTCCTCAGAGGACATCCTCGTTTGACGCATTGGGTCTTCCGCAGGGCAGCTTGGCGAGTCAAAACTTTTCCAATCTGCAGGACCTACTGCCAATGGATTTGACGTTGGGCCGGGGAACTCCCGAAGCCAGAGCCGCGCATATGGCTCCTGCCCCGAGACATGCCCAAACCTTTCCGCAGGGACACCCGCAAGGCGCAAACCCGGTCTATAAAGTTGACGCCATGATGTTTCCCACCGGCGACCCTTTTGCGTATCCCAATGCGCCGCTAATGGACCCTGCTGGGCACCATGCTCGACCGGGACATCCGCACGGGCTTCCAGGGCAACCTCCGGCACCCTCCATGCAGTTTTACATGCCTAATATCTACGATGACATCGAGGGCCAACTGATGGGTCCGATCCCACCGTATCTGATGTCtcaggggcaaggacctCCGCATACGATGAGCCCGGCGACGCAGATGTACAACACGGCCAACATGATTGCGATGCAGCCTTCCCCCAGGCATGGTCAGCCCCATGCTTCTCCGCAGGGCCTGGCCTCACACGCAGGCCCACATCACCAGGGGCAGCCTCAACAGAGGGATATGATGGAAGACATTATGGGCGAACCGGACTTCACGACAGGGGAGTGGGACGACATGCTTCAGCAAAATTCCGGGTACCGATAG
- a CDS encoding hypothetical protein (EggNog:ENOG503P1ZR; COG:S) → MNTDSDLYDPDEVLPRNSPLLQPLRPTLRPPTPSPPPITSPQSISSASSFGDKKPRVRMPRPTLGDGILISYLDNHRQHDIALQASVNGLPCEPESPADTDLIDDTGSLNSAVSPGGRRSGRDNDKGGGTYTSSRMSVDPPGLESLGGFDLKSLAAGALAAVITDAQPEAPTATETKLPDTEAGSGLQRPQPPPAPPAPPPPVLKAPVIPVRSNSFRDERPAAISAPPPVPSYGPISPREQGHHSPSNSITSATLSEGLAPLKLNSLRFENNGPTLPSIRSTFGDINQLRTNVAAEHERMRSATFPRSPPATTPRLPSLGGHGSPPPLSPVDSFRGPLSPSHSLVHPAASPPGTYGGYYAQMGSHPRQSDYASSSTATPGSEQSASTPGANNSNHNSIDRIGSIPLEGVTHIGTYVCKFSGCNAQPFATQYLLNSHANVHSSARPHYCPVAGCPRSEGGKGFKRKNEMIRHGLVHDSPGYVCPFCPDREHKYPRPDNLQRHVRVHHVDKDKDDPLLRDVLSQRPDGPSRGRRRRGGPG, encoded by the exons ATGAATACAGATAGCGACCTGTATGACCCCGATGAAGTCCTGCCTAGGAACAGCCCGCTCTTGCAGCCGCTTCGTCCTACGCTCCGACCGCCGACTCCGAGCCCGCCGCCGATCACCTCGCCCCAGTCCATCAGTTCCGCTTCTAGCTTTGGTGACAAGAAACCGCGTGTTCGGATGCCGAGACCAACCTTGGGCGATGGGATCCTGATTAGCTACCTGGACAACCATCGGCAGCACGACATCGCCCTCCAAGCCAGCGTGAACGGTTTGCCATGCGAGCCCGAATCTCCCGCGGATACCGATCTCATCGACGACACCGGCTCTTTAAACAGCGCCGTTTCGCCGGGGGGCCGACGGTCTGGCAGGGACAACGACAAAGGCGGGGGGACATACACGAGCTCGAGAATGTCTGTTGATCCGCCTGGGCTGGAGAGTTTGGGAGGGTTCGATTTGAAAAGTCTGGCGGCAGGTGCCTTGGCTGCAGTTATCACGGACGCGCAACCTGAAGCCCCTACCGCCACGGAAACGAAGCTACCTGATACTGAGGCTGGTTCTGGGTTACaaagaccacaaccaccaccggcaccaccggcaccaccaccaccagtacTCAAGGCGCCGGTAATACCGGTGCGATCAAACTCCTTCCGGGATGAGCGTCCTGCCGCCATATCAGCACCGCCTCCGGTGCCTTCATACGGCCCTATCTCTCCTCGCGAGCAAGGCCACCATTCTCCCAGCAACAGTATCACATCGGCAACCCTCAGCGAAGGTTTGGCCCCCCTCAAGCTTAACTCGCTGAGGTTTGAGAACAACGGACCGACGCTTCCGTCCATCCGATCTACTTTTGGGGACATCAATCAGCTTCGTACCAACGTTGCTGCTGAGCATGAGAGAATGCGGTCTGCTACCTTCCCACGGTCTCCTCCTGCCACCACGCCGCGATTGCCTTCATTAGGCGGCCATGGCTCGCCGCCACCTTTGTCACCAGTTGACAGTTTTCGGGGACCCCTTTCCCCGAGCCACTCTCTTGTacacccagcagcaagcccTCCAGGGACCTATGGCGGGTATTATGCACAGATGGGCAGCCATCCTCGGCAATCCGACTATGCGAGCAGTTCAACGGCCACTCCCGGTTCTGAGCAATCGGCCTCCACCCCCGGGGCAAATAATTCTAATCATAATAGCATCGACCGAATAGGTTCGATACCGCTGGAGGGCGTCACACACATTGGGACCTATGTCTGCAAATTCAGCGGGTGCAACGCCCAGCCGTTTGCTACTCAGTACCTGTTGAACTCCCACGCCAATGTACACTCTTCTGCCCGGCCACATTATTGCCCTGTTGCGGGGTGCCCCCGTAGCGAGGGAGGCAAAGGATTCAAACGCAAAAACGAAATGATACGGCACGGTCTAGTCCATGATTCACCGGGATATGTGTGTCCATTTTGCCCTGACAGAGAGCACAAGTATCCAAGACCAGACAATCTTCAGAG ACACGTTCGTGTACACCACGTTGACAAGGATAAAGACGACCCACTACTCCGCGATGTACTTTCACAACGGCCCGACGGACCAAGCAggggaagacgacgacgaggtggcCCTGGGTGA
- a CDS encoding hypothetical protein (EggNog:ENOG503NY5A; MEROPS:MER0001733; COG:E), which yields MEVDHDLVMVDEFDALAIEVKLPKAHKNSSSGSSSPTSPATRGNNKRSASWTDYGTPPNAAWLHEKIKFPAKTHVTKVASKLTPTANGIIYLPGAEDKYYEDSDQGPAFRQRRHFYYLTGANFPGCAVTYDLHKDHLILWIPYTDPRTILWYGRTPTLEEVRASTDVDEVRYVAGVNRYICASLTPGASIYVLHPDQAPQLESPKGVVQIDTHSLRPAIENARVVKTDYEIAQIRRANAVSSAAHRAALSRLSRLGNERELEAIFAGYCIAQGAHTQAYPIIAGAGPAASTLHYDSNNAPLKPHQFVVLDAGCEWNCYASDITRTYPIPGSFSAEAKAIYNAVLRMQRECVERIKPGVVYSSLHLHACKVAIEELLRLGILHNGTKEEILARGTIAGFFPHGLGHHVGLEVHDVSGRERLLLDSKGSLGPAGGVKSARCRLSPSKRELVLPETLAVMFRDEMKEGGGGDGQVKGVVQMQKAKRSAGGGRQRLEEGMVVTVEPGIYFCKEYLRAYFLDVPYHAHFINKKALEQYWDLGGVRIEDDILVTKTGYENLTDVPREIEEVLKVMNPS from the exons ATGGAGGTCGATCACGACCTGGTCATGGTGGATGAGTTTGATGCTCT CGCCATCGAAGTCAAGCTCCCGAAAGCACACAAGAACTCGTCGTCGGGTTCTTCATCCCCGACCTCGCCGGCAACCCGCGGGAACAACAAGCGGTCCGCCTCCTGGACCGACTACGGCACCCCTCCCAACGCAGCCTGGCTTCACGAGAAGATCAAGTTTCCCGCCAAAACCCACGTCACAAAAGTGGCTTCCAAGctcacccccaccgccaacgGCATCATCTACCTCCCCGGAGCCGAAGACAAGTACTACGAGGACTCGGACCAAGGCCCCGCCTTCCGCCAGCGCCGCCACTTTTACTACCTCACCGGCGCCAACTTTCCAGGCTGCGCCGTCACTTATGATCTTCACAAGGaccacctcatcctctgGATCCCCTACACCGACCCCCGCACCATCCTCTGGTACGGCCGCACCCCGACCCTGGAAGAAGTCAGGGCGTCCACCGACGTCGACGAGGTCCGGTACGTGGCCGGTGTGAACAGGTACATCTGCGCCAGCTTGACCCCGGGCGCGTCCATCTACGTCCTCCACCCCGATCAAGCCCCCCAGCTGGAATCCCCCAAGGGTGTCGTGCAGATTGACACCCACTCCCTTCGCCCCGCGATCGAGAACGCGAGGGTTGTCAAGACGGACTATGAGATTGCGCAGATCCGGCGGGCGAATGCGGTTTCCTCGGCCGCGCACAGGGCTGCCTTGTCACGGCTGAGCCGTCTCGGCAACGAgcgggagctggaggctATTTTCGCAGGGTATTGTATTGCTCAGGGGGCGCACACGCAGGCGTACCCCATCATTGCCGGTGCCGGGCCGGCGGCGTCGACGCTTCACtacgacagcaacaacgcGCCACTTAAGCCGCATCAGTTCGTGGTTTTGGACGCGGGGTGTGAGTGGAATTGTTATGCGTCTGACATTACGAGGACGTACCCTATTCCAGGGAGCTTTTCGGCAGAGGCGAAGGCGATTTATAATGCTGTGCTAAGGATGCAGAGGGAGTGTGTTGAGAGGATCAAGCCTGGGGTTGTCTACTCTTCGTTGCATCTCCACGCTTGCAAGGTGGCGATTGAGGagctgttgaggctggggaTTTTGCATAACGggaccaaggaggagattcTGGCCAGGGGGACGATAGCGGGGTTTTTTCCTCATGGGTTGGGACACCATGTCGGGTTGGAGGTGCATGATGTtagtgggagggagaggttgctgctggataGCAAGGGCAGTTTGGGTCCGGCGGGTGGGGTGAAGAGTGCGAGGTGTAGGTTGAGTCCGAGCAAGAGGGAGCTGGTGCTGCCGGAGACGTTGGCGGTTATGTTTAGggatgagatgaaggaggggggtggtggggatgggcaggtgaagggggtggtgcagatgcagaaggccaagaggtcggctgggggtgggaggcagaggttggaggaggggatggtggttacTGTTGAGCCGGGGat TTACTTTTGCAAGGAGTACCTCAGGGCTTACTTCCTTGACGTTCCGTACCACGCTCACTTTATCAACAAGAAGGCGTTGGAGCAGTActgggatttgggaggggtgaggATCGAGGATGATATCCTGGTTACCAAGACTGGGTACGAAAATTTGACGGATGTGCcgagggagattgaggaggtgttgaaggtTATGAATCCCAGCTGA
- the TSP1 gene encoding putative tRNA-splicing endonuclease subunit tsp-1 (COG:S; EggNog:ENOG503P4EP), giving the protein MVKVLQIPRPCPHFCSGDQAPTIHSGFPPGRSSNVKGPITTTTTKKSTKIHYLYSKMTTLNQRTSALTTIVLNNLQHQHDWTALHPHTQPNLPRTLLYGLPPKRLYVHPDEQVEIIRAEKEMGNGGRIPQEAELEWVLPLHLSEKWSPAQFAAVFDALDARPPRSMEITKEEEERSPWLAYKGSRRGKRVLLATVQDDSTVTYYWMHDGLVKPRQN; this is encoded by the exons ATGGTTAAGGTGTTGCAAATCCCTAGACCGTGTCCCCACTTTTGCTCAGGGGATCAGGCCCCCACAATTCACAGTGGCTTCCCGCCTGGGCGTTCTTCCAACGTCAAgggccccatcaccaccaccaccaccaaaaagtcCACTAAAATTCATTATTT ATACTCCAAAATgaccaccctcaaccaacGCACCTCAGCCCTCACAACCATagtcctcaacaacctccaacaccaacacgaCTGGAccgccctccacccccacaCCCAGCCCAACCTCCCCCGGACCCTCCTCTACGGCCTGCCCCCCAAACGCCTCTACGTCCACCCGGACGAGCAGGTGGAGATCATCAgagcagaaaaagaaatgGGCAACGGGGGGCGTATCCCGCAGGAGGCAGAGCTAGAATGGGTTCTACCTCTACACCTCTCGGAGAAATGGTCCCCAGCTCAGTTCGCCGCCGTTTTTGATGCTTTGGACGCCAGACCGCCTAGATCGATGGAGATTacaaaggaggaggaggagaggtcaCCCTGGTTGGCGTATAAagggtcgaggagggggaagagggtgttgttggctaCGGTGCAGGATGATTCGACTGTTACTTATTACTGGATGCatgatgggttggtgaagcCGAGGCAGAAttga
- a CDS encoding hypothetical protein (EggNog:ENOG503NXYU; COG:Q), producing MAESIPETMKAVVFHGPKKVAVEERPVPKINHPLDVLVKVTATALCGSELHVYRGHQPSPTGFIMGHEFVGHIVALGSAVTSLKIGDKVVSPFTTSCMNCFYCNLGCSSRCAHSLLFGSEKLDGAQAAYVLVPFGPGTLTVAPPSDIIPDRALILMADIFPTGYFGAKNAFSQLQKQEATEATVVVIGCGPVGLCAIISAMEYKPKKLFAVDGVKSRLELARGLGAEPLDLNELGREGIVKRVREVTEGRGADAVVEVVGLSPALRTAFEVLRPFGVVSSIGVHNGEIPWGGDEAYGKNLRVQMGRCPVRSIFEEALPVLAKNQDRVSFMFDKIMPLSDAVEGYDLFDNMKVQKVIFEP from the exons atggcggAATCAATCCCAGAGACTATGAAAGCGGTGGTGTTTCACGGGCCGAAGAAGGTCGCCGTGGAGGAGAGGCCTGTTCCTAAGA TTAACCACCCCCTCGACGTCCTCGTCAAAGTaaccgccaccgccctctGCGGCTC CGAACTTCACGTCTACCGCGgccaccaaccctccccaacaggcTTCATCATGGGCCACGAATTCGTAGGCCACATCGTCGCCCTCGGCTCAGCCGTCACGTCCCTCAAAATCGGCGACAAGGTcgtctcccccttcacaaCCTCCTGCATGAACTGCTTCTACTGCAACCTAGGCTGCTCCTCCCGCTGCGCCCACTCCCTGTTATTCGGCTCCGAAAAGTTAGACGGCGCCCAGGCCGCGTACGTCCTCGTCCCGTTCGGCCCAGGAACCCTAACCGTCGCTCCCCCGTCCGATATCATCCCCGACCGGgccctcatcctcatggCGGATATTTTTCCGACGGGGTACTTTGGCGCAAAGAACGCGTTTAGTCAGCTGCAGAAGCAGGAGGCGACAGaggcgacggtggtggttattGGGTGTGGGCCTGTGGGGTTGTGTGCGATCATCAGTGCGATGGAGTATAAACCCAAGAAGctttttgctgttgatggggtCAAGTCGAGGTTGGAATTGGCGAGGGGGCTCGGGGCGGAGCCGTTGGATTTGAATGAGCTTGGTAGGGAGGGGATTGTaaagagggtgagggaggtgacggaggggaggggggcggacgcggtggtggaggttgtggggtTGAGTCCTGCGTTGAGGACCGCGTTTGAGGTGTTGAGGCCGTTTGGGGTCGTGAGTAGTATTGGGGTGCACAATGGGGAGATTCCGTGGGGTGGGGATGAGGCTTATGG TAAAAACTTGAGGGTTCAAATGGGACGGTGCCCTGTCAGGTCGATCTTCGAGGAGGCGCTGCCTGTTCTGGCCAAGAACCAGGATCGGGTGAG CTTCATGTTCGACAAGATCATGCCCCTTTCCGACGCAGTGGAGGGTTACGACCTCTTTGACAACATGAAGGTGCAAAAGGTGATTTTCGAGCCTTaa